The proteins below come from a single Aegilops tauschii subsp. strangulata cultivar AL8/78 chromosome 6, Aet v6.0, whole genome shotgun sequence genomic window:
- the LOC109773991 gene encoding dehydrin DHN3-like, translated as MEYQGQQQQAQAANRVDEYGNPVAGHGTGAATGGHIQPLKDEHQAGGGILHRSGSSSSSSSEDDGMGGRRKKGIKEKIKEKLPGSHADQQQTAGTYGQQGHTAGMAGTGAHGAHGTTASGGTQGLQGHTGMTDTATHGAHGTGEKKGVMDKIKDKLPGQH; from the exons ATGGAGTACCAGGGACAGCAGCAGCAGGCCCAGGCGGCCAACCGCGTGGACGAGTACGGTAACCCGGTGGCCGGCCACGGCACCGGCGCGGCCACTGGTGGGCATATCCAGCCCCTGAAGGACGAGCACCAGGCTGGCGGCGGGATCCTGCACCGGTCCGGCAGCTCGAGCTCCAGCTCG TCTGAGGATGATGGCATGGGCGGAAGGAGAAAGAAGGGCATCAaagagaagatcaaggagaagcTCCCCGGTAGTCACGCTGACCAGCAGCAGACCGCTGGCACCTACGGACAGCAAGGTCATACGGCAGGGATGGCCGGCACCGGGGCGCATGGGGCGCATGGCACCACGGCCTCCGGCGGCACCCAGGGGCTGCAGGGACACACCGGAATGACCGACACGGCGACTCACGGCGCCCACGGCACGGGCGAGAAGAAGGGCGTCATGGACAAGATCAAGGACAAGCTGCCCGGACAGCACTGA